ATGGCTAAGGTCAGATTGTCAGCCCGGGTTACCTGCCCAAGTGAGTAGTTGACAGAGGTTGGATTTTAGGTTGATAATTACTAATAGACTTTGCCTCTTGAATATTGGACTGGAAACATGGTAGTAATACTAGTAATAGTATAGGAAAAAATGTAGTATTTGGCAGAGGTTAATGTAATCCTATGTCTATTGTGAAAAAGAAGATAAAACCGAAAAATGGGTCAACGTTATCGCCATCAAAGATAAATATCTTAAGATGAGTGCGGGAGGGCAAGACAAATGAGGAGATAGGAAAGATAATAGGGAAAACAAAGTGGAAGGGGTCCAAGGTCGAATCCTTGAACCCTTATGCGAAGGAAGGGCTTATGGCTGAAAAAAGAAATATTAGTAAGCGGTAGTAAGCAGGGAAGGGAGATATGCTTAATGGAAGATAGCACAAAAGACCGCAGGCAAGCCAGGTTGTTGGTTAAAAAGGAAGTGCTGATAAATAATGCTGTTAGAGGCTATGTCCTGGATATAAGCGAAGGCGGCATGTTCATATACACGCAGATCCCGTTTCCAAAAGGCAGGCTGATTGACTTGAATTTTACCCTTGCTGAAGGCGATCTCCCGATTAAGGCACAGGCGCGTGTTTCGTTTGTACAGGAAGGCGTCGGCGTTGGTGTGGTATTTATAAATAACAGTCAGGCTACTTTGGAAAGACTAAAAAGATTTATAGCGGAGAATATGGATGCCCACCCCCTCGGAGCAGAGGCCGCTGATGTTGATAAGAGGAAGAAAGTCTTGCTTGTTGATGATTTGGCCTCGGCAAGGAATATATATAAAAATAAGCTGGTGCTGGCAGGTTGTGCCGTAAGAGAAGCGGCAAGCGGCATGGATGCAATAAAACTTATTAACAAGGAAGTACCTGACCTCTTGATAATAGACCTTCAGATGGAGGGGATGGACGGCGTGAAACTGATACAGCTCCTGCGCGCCAATGAAGCATGGAAGAAGATAAAGGTTGTTGTGCTTTCAGGAAAGATAACCTCACAGGAGGTTGAAAAGATTGCCTCATTCGGCATAACAGACTTTCTTTCGAAGATGACAACAACCCCGAATAAGCTCGCAGAGCGGGTAAAACAGATACTGGAATCATAGCTATATACCATAGCTAAAGCCCTGTTTCTATGTTGCAAGTGTGGTAACAATAAACTAATTTTCTAAAAAGCCCCCGGTATAGGATCGGTGGGCTTTTTTTTGACAAAAAAAGATAAGGTCTTGTAGTTATTGACAATTCCTGTTTTAGGGTATATTATCTTGCCTGATTAAGAACCCCCACACCCTCACCCTTTATCCCCCTCACGGAGGGGGACAGGGGGAGGGTGTGGGGGACGGATTTATAAACGGAGGGCTAAATCTGTGCTAATAAGATGTTGGGGTTCAAGGGGATCCATTCCTGTTTCAGGCAAGGAATATCTGAAATACGGCGGCGACACCACTTGCATAGAGCTTCGGACAAAGGACGATAATATCGTTATAATAGACGCCGGATCAGGCATAAGGAGGCTTGGGAACAGTCTTGTAAAGGAAAAAAGGAAGGAACTCAACATAATCTTTACCCACGCCCACTGGGACCACATCCTTGGATTTCCGTTTTTCAAACCATTATATATCAAAGACACACGGATAAATATGCTGGGGGCTTCTCTTGCGCAGGAATCCATAAAACAGATTATATCAAAAACCATGCAAGCGCCTAACTTTCCAGTGAGGTTTGAAGATATGAAGGCGGAGATATCATACATAGGCGCATGCCCTGAGTGGTTCAGAATAAAGGGGCTTTCCATAGAGTCTATTCATTTAAGCCATCCAAACCAGGGGATGGGCTACAAATTCAGCGAGAACGGCAAAAACTTTGTATTCATCACTGATAACGAGCTTACCTATATCCATCCCGGCGGGCTTAAATTTGAGGATTACATAGAATTCTCCAGAGGGGCGGATCTTTTAATCCATGATTCAGAATATCTGCCGGAGGAGTATAATAAGTTTACAAAGACATGGGGACATTCTGTTTATTTAGACAGCCTGACCCTTGCCCTTGAGGCAGGCGTAAAAAGATTTGGGCTGTTTCACCACAATCAGGAACGGACAGATGAGCAAATAGACAGCATGGTTACCGACTGCAGAAGGATAATAAGGGAAAGGGGCTCAAATATGGAATGCTTCGCAGTTGCAAAAGATATGGAGATAACGTTGTAAAAAGCAAGCGGTAAAAACGTCTTCAAAGGAGGCATATTATGCTGGCAGAGTTTAGCATTGTTCCAATTGGTGTTGGCGAGAGCATGGGAGACCAGATTGCGCGAGTCTTGAAGATTGTAGATGAGAGCGGTCTTCCCTATAAAGCAAACCCTATGGGAACCGTAATTGAGGGCAACTGGGATGAAGTGATGGCAATTATAAAGAGATGTCATCAGGAAGTGCTTAAGATTTCGCCGCGGGCTTTAATATCTATCTCTGTTGACGACCGCCCCGGCAAACCCAACCGCATAACAGAGAAACTAAAATCCGTTGAAAAAAGATTGGGTAAAGAAGTTAAGAAATAAGGCATTACAAACATAATAAAATGGAATCTCATCTAAAACAGCTATTTACTGCCGAGGAAATCCATCTTGCCGTAAGCCGGCTTGCCAATGAGATAAGGATGGATTATACAGGCAAGGCGCCGCTTCTCATAGGCATATTAAAAGGCTCTTTTATCTTTCTGGCAGATTTAATAAGAACGTTGCAAATACCTCTTGAAATAGATTTCATAAGGGCTGCAAGCTATGGAGCGATAGATGTAAGCTCAGGCGCTGTGCGGATTACAAAGGATATAGACGTCGGCATTGAAAACAGAGATGTACTAGTTGTAGAGGACATAGTGGATACAGGGCTTACACTGGATGTTATCCTTAAACACCTGAAGACAAAAAAACCAGCCTCTTTAAAGACCTGCGCGCTTATTGACAAACCTCATCGCAGACAGTTGCCTCTAAAAATAGATTATCTTGGCTTCTATGCAAAAGATGTTTTCCTTGTAGGATACGGCCTTGACTATAATGAGAAATACCGATACCTGCCGGGTATATATGTGATGGAAAAGGCTTGATATATGCCGCTTCCGCCGATTATAAGCGCATTGCTGAAAAAAGAAGCCTATCCTGATTTGCCTGACACAATAGAACTCGGACAGACTCATATCTCCTATCTTTTCCTTACCCCCAAATATGTCTATAAAATAAAAAAACCTGTTGATTTCGGCTTTTTGAATTTTACAACCCTTGAAAAGAGAAGATTTTTCTGCCATCAGGAGATCGCCCTTAACAAGAGGCTTTCGCCTGATATCTATATTGGCGTGGTAGAGATAAATAAGAAGAACGGTGAATTTGTATTTGAAGGCAAAGGGGATGCGGTTGAATATGCGGTCAAGATGAAAAGGCTCCCTTCTGACAAGATGATGGACAGGATGCTCAAGACAGGAAGTGCAACAGAGCCTATGGTTAAACGGATAGCGGATGTCATAGCAGACTTCCACAAGAGGGCAAAGACAAATCTTTATATATCCGGGTTTGGCCATCCCTCTGTCATAGAAAAAAATACGGAGGAAAATTTTACTCAGACACAAAACTATATCGGAAGGACAGTTACGAAGGCGCAGTTTGATATAATTAAAAATTATACTCAAAACTTCCTAAAGGCAAGGCACGGGCTATTTACAAAAAGGACTGAAAAGGGTTTTATAAAAGACTGCCACGGGGATATACACTCAGAGCATATCTGCATAACAAACGGCATCTATATCTTTGACTGCATAGAATTCAATGAAAGATTCAGGTATTCAGATACGGCTGCGGACAGCGCCTTCCTTGCAATGGACCTGGATTTTTACAACTGCCATGATTTATCAAAGACCTTTTGCAGTGAATATATCCATATGTCTAAAGATAAAGATGCCGGTGAGCTGTTGGATTTTTATAAATGTTACAGGGCATATGTAAGGGGCAAGGTAGAGGGCTTTAAAACAGACCAGAAGGAGGCGCCGCAGAAAGAAAGGGAAAACGCGGCATTAAAGGCAAAGAGATATTTTTACCTTGCAAGACTTTATGCGACAGGGGGTTGCAGACCCATCCTGATACTGATATGCGGGCTTACAGGAACAGGGAAAACCACAATCGCCAATGCCCTGGCAGCAGAAACCGGGATGAAGGTTATATCATCCGATATTGTGAGAAAGAAACTGGCGCTCATCCGGCCATCCGAGCATAGATTTGAAAGGTTTGGCGAAGGGATATATACAGAGGAGTTCACAGAAAAGACTTACTTAGAAATGTTCAAAATGGGAGAGGGTTTTTTGAAAAAAGGCGTCTCCGTGATTCTGGACGCCACATTTCAAAAAGTCAAGATTAGGCAAGAGGCAATGGGACTGGCAAAAAAGCTCGGGGCAGAATTCCATATTATTGAATGCACTGCCAGCGAGGATATAATACAACAGCGCTTAGATAAGAGGGCAAAACAAGAGGGAGTTGTTTCAGACGGCAGGTGGGAAATATATGAAAAACAAAAACAAACCTACGAAACAACAAAAAAACCTCATACTCAGATAAACACATCGCTTGATATTGATAAGATAAAAAATATGGCGCTTGATAAAATATTTGGGTAAAGGGAACCAACTCCTGCCGGCAAATATAACTCAAAAAACTATAATATATCCACAATAGCCTGCGTACATCAGTATAAGCGCCGCGCCCTTTAGACGGCCTATCGTCGCGCTGCTTGTTTTCATAAAGACAAAGAGTGCAAGGCTTATAAATATCATCACAGGCATATGCAGTTTTAATGCCTCCGGATTTACTGCTACGGGCTGGATTGTCCCTGTTATCCCGAGTATAAATAGTATATTAAAAATGTTGCTGCCGACAATATTCCCTATGCTTATATCCGCCTCTTTTTTAAATACGGCAACTGCGGATGTGGCAAGCTCAGGCAGAGATGTCCCCACAGCAACTATTGTCATTCCTATAATCAACTCGCTTATACCCATTGCCCTGGCAATGGAAAGAGCAGCCCTGACTAAAATCTCTGCGCCTGCAATCAGAACTGCAAACCCTGCGGCAATGAGAATTAAATCTTTTGTAATACTGTCCTTCTTTTGTAAAAACTCCTTATATTCTTCCTTGACCCTTTTAGACTCTTTTTTGGAAACCTTTATTGTATAAACAATATATGCTGTAAAGATTGCGGCAAATAAAATACTGTCTATGCGTGAAATAATCCCGTCTATCGAAACAATAAAAAGGATAACTGCTGCAAATACCATAAACGGGATTTCAAACCTGACAAGCTTCATGTGAACTGAAAGGGGATATATAATTGCGGATAACCCAAGGATAAGCCCGATATTTACAATATTGCTGCCAACTATATTGCCAAGGGCAATATCAGGCAGACCCTTCAACGCTCCGATGAAACTTACAACAAACTCAGGCATTGATGTGCCAAAGGCAACAACCGTAAGGCCCACAACAACAGGCTGAATATTCAATGAGATTGCAAGCCTGGCGGCGCCCTTAACAAGCCAATTCGCTCCAAAATAAAGCGCTGTAAGGCCGGCAACAAAAAGCAGGATGTCCATCATAAAGGCATGTACCTGAATGCCTTTATCGGGGAGTA
The sequence above is a segment of the Deltaproteobacteria bacterium genome. Coding sequences within it:
- the hpt gene encoding hypoxanthine phosphoribosyltransferase, with product MESHLKQLFTAEEIHLAVSRLANEIRMDYTGKAPLLIGILKGSFIFLADLIRTLQIPLEIDFIRAASYGAIDVSSGAVRITKDIDVGIENRDVLVVEDIVDTGLTLDVILKHLKTKKPASLKTCALIDKPHRRQLPLKIDYLGFYAKDVFLVGYGLDYNEKYRYLPGIYVMEKA
- a CDS encoding AAA family ATPase produces the protein MPLPPIISALLKKEAYPDLPDTIELGQTHISYLFLTPKYVYKIKKPVDFGFLNFTTLEKRRFFCHQEIALNKRLSPDIYIGVVEINKKNGEFVFEGKGDAVEYAVKMKRLPSDKMMDRMLKTGSATEPMVKRIADVIADFHKRAKTNLYISGFGHPSVIEKNTEENFTQTQNYIGRTVTKAQFDIIKNYTQNFLKARHGLFTKRTEKGFIKDCHGDIHSEHICITNGIYIFDCIEFNERFRYSDTAADSAFLAMDLDFYNCHDLSKTFCSEYIHMSKDKDAGELLDFYKCYRAYVRGKVEGFKTDQKEAPQKERENAALKAKRYFYLARLYATGGCRPILILICGLTGTGKTTIANALAAETGMKVISSDIVRKKLALIRPSEHRFERFGEGIYTEEFTEKTYLEMFKMGEGFLKKGVSVILDATFQKVKIRQEAMGLAKKLGAEFHIIECTASEDIIQQRLDKRAKQEGVVSDGRWEIYEKQKQTYETTKKPHTQINTSLDIDKIKNMALDKIFG
- a CDS encoding calcium/sodium antiporter, whose amino-acid sequence is MQLLPDKGIQVHAFMMDILLFVAGLTALYFGANWLVKGAARLAISLNIQPVVVGLTVVAFGTSMPEFVVSFIGALKGLPDIALGNIVGSNIVNIGLILGLSAIIYPLSVHMKLVRFEIPFMVFAAVILFIVSIDGIISRIDSILFAAIFTAYIVYTIKVSKKESKRVKEEYKEFLQKKDSITKDLILIAAGFAVLIAGAEILVRAALSIARAMGISELIIGMTIVAVGTSLPELATSAVAVFKKEADISIGNIVGSNIFNILFILGITGTIQPVAVNPEALKLHMPVMIFISLALFVFMKTSSATIGRLKGAALILMYAGYCGYIIVF
- a CDS encoding response regulator, with the translated sequence MRRKGLWLKKEILVSGSKQGREICLMEDSTKDRRQARLLVKKEVLINNAVRGYVLDISEGGMFIYTQIPFPKGRLIDLNFTLAEGDLPIKAQARVSFVQEGVGVGVVFINNSQATLERLKRFIAENMDAHPLGAEAADVDKRKKVLLVDDLASARNIYKNKLVLAGCAVREAASGMDAIKLINKEVPDLLIIDLQMEGMDGVKLIQLLRANEAWKKIKVVVLSGKITSQEVEKIASFGITDFLSKMTTTPNKLAERVKQILES
- a CDS encoding MBL fold metallo-hydrolase, with the translated sequence MLIRCWGSRGSIPVSGKEYLKYGGDTTCIELRTKDDNIVIIDAGSGIRRLGNSLVKEKRKELNIIFTHAHWDHILGFPFFKPLYIKDTRINMLGASLAQESIKQIISKTMQAPNFPVRFEDMKAEISYIGACPEWFRIKGLSIESIHLSHPNQGMGYKFSENGKNFVFITDNELTYIHPGGLKFEDYIEFSRGADLLIHDSEYLPEEYNKFTKTWGHSVYLDSLTLALEAGVKRFGLFHHNQERTDEQIDSMVTDCRRIIRERGSNMECFAVAKDMEITL
- a CDS encoding MTH1187 family thiamine-binding protein; protein product: MLAEFSIVPIGVGESMGDQIARVLKIVDESGLPYKANPMGTVIEGNWDEVMAIIKRCHQEVLKISPRALISISVDDRPGKPNRITEKLKSVEKRLGKEVKK